The following proteins are encoded in a genomic region of Glycine max cultivar Williams 82 chromosome 18, Glycine_max_v4.0, whole genome shotgun sequence:
- the LOC100796148 gene encoding WEB family protein At4g27595, chloroplastic isoform X3 yields MEDDKRRRKNKKKKNKQNKNVENGVGETANRDQNLLSNGKDEHTNLSKTANEQSSNVDLNGVGETLSRDHNLVNNGKDEPANLSGVADEQCMDADRNGVVETPNSDQNLVKSGKDENIPSLEFADGQSTNMDSNGHPPNGKECAISEETIRKLKEENDIHIQKETLSKETIRKLKAENDMHIQKEAIMEETIRKLTEQNDMHMQKEIASEETIRKLKEKHDMDVQKEAISEDTIRNLKEKNDVHVQKETLSQETIKKLKEENEVHIQEEAISKETIKNLKEENDKLLQKVVSLEEVINNLQTDNELQTQKHTSLEMRIAQLQSENNSLLQKEAGLVEKTNQLLNEKESLERKINLLENELSSFSEKEVGLETRIAQLQSENNSLLQKEATLVERTNQLLNEKAVLSLKGESLEQKIYLLESDLNSLVKKENSTKETISNLNGNIAVLQAQVEELEESRNNLFLENQQLREKVSSLQSTVQNHENSNTSSCSWDASVKDLASENEDLKSEIEAAFTLVEKLMAENAELVEKVTELCVELDHRSAEVGHSGVTESNGMTEFVKPTGVAIPLPESAEYASVSSPKLNSLEETSVKDNGNSNDAKHVVGVTSNSSLVSADDAGEIVQIPLDDNEIQDIELQDAKNVENDADAVPITDAPLIGAPFRLISFVANFVSGADLVNQSSSNTAR; encoded by the exons ATGGAGGATGacaagaggaggaggaagaacaagaagaagaagaacaagcaGAACAAGAATGTGGAAAATGGGGTGGGAGAAACTGCTAATAGGGATCAGAATCTGCTGAGTAATGGAAAGGATGAGCATACTAATCTTTCCAAGACTGCAAATGAGCAAAGCTCGAATGTCGATTTGAATGGGGTTGGAGAGACATTAAGTAGGGATCACAATCTGGTAAATAATGGTAAGGATGAACCTGCTAATCTTTCAGGAGTCGCTGATGAGCAATGCATGGATGCAGATCGGAATGGGGTTGTTGAAACCCCCAATAGTGATCAAAATCTGGTGAAAAGTGGAAAGGATGAGAATATTCCATCATTAGAGTTTGCAGATGGGCAAAGTACTAATATGGATTCAAATGGTCATCCGCCAAATGGTAAAGAATGT GCTATATCAGAAGAGACAATCAGgaaattaaaagaagagaatGATATACATATTCAGAAAGAG ACTTTATCAAAAGAGACAATCAGGAAATTAAAGGCAGAAAATGATATGCACATTCAGAAGGAG GCCATAATGGAAGAGACAATCAGAAAATTGACAGAACAAAATGACATGCATATGCAGAAAGag ATTGCATCAGAAGAGACTAtcagaaaattaaaagaaaaacatgatatGGATGTTCAGAAAGAG GCCATATCAGAAGATACAATtagaaatttgaaagaaaaaaatgatgtgcACGTGCAGAAAGAG ACCCTATCACAggagacaataaaaaaattgaaagaagaaaatgaagtgcACATTCAGGAAGAG GCCATATCAAAGGAGACAATTAAAAATctcaaagaagaaaatgataaactaCTTCAGAAAGTG GTTTCCTTGGAAGAGGTCATCAATAATTTACAAACTGATAATGAATTGCAGACACAAAAACAT ACTAGTCTGGAAATGAGAATTGCACAATTGCAAAGTGAGAATAATTCCTTACTTCAAAAAGAG GCTGGATTGGTGGAAAAAACTAATCAGTTGCTGAATGAAAAG GAGagtttagagagaaaaataaatcttcTGGAGAATGAGTTGAGTTCTTTTAGTGAGAAAGAG GTTGGACTTGAAACAAGAATTGCACAATTGCAGAGTGAGAATAATTCCTTACTTCAAAAAGAG GCTACATTGGTGGAAAGAACCAATCAATTGCTGAATGAAAAGGCAGTTTTGAGCCTGAAAGGG GAGAgtttagaacaaaaaatatatcttctgGAAAGcgatttgaattctttagtcAAGAAGGAG AATTCAACTAAAGAAACTATTTCAAACCTGAATGGAAACATTGCTGTGCTACAAGCGCAG GTGGAAGAATTGGAGGAGTCCAGGAATAatctttttctagaaaaccAGCAATTGAGGGAAAAAGTGTCGAGTCTTCAGTCAACGGTCCAAAATCATGAAAACAGTAACACTTCTTCCTGCTCATGGGATGCATCTGTAAAG GATCTTGCTTCTGAAAACGAGGACTTGAAGTCTGAAATTGAAGCAGCCTTTACGTTGGTGGAGAAATTGATGGCTGAAAATGCAGAACTTGTTGAGAAG GTCACCGAGTTATGTGTTGAGCTGGATCACCGAAGTGCAGAAGTCGGACATTCTGGAGTCACTGAATCCAATGGGATGACTGAATTTGTTAAACCTACTGGTGTTGCCATTCCTCTACCAGAATCTGCTGAGTATGCGTCTGTATCATCCCCCAAGTTGAATTCATTGGAAGAGACTTCAGTGAAGGATAATGGTAACTCTAATGATGCTAAGCATGTTGTTGGGGTAACGTCAAACTCGTCGTTGGTATCGGCTGATGACGCTGGAGAAATCGTGCAAATTCCATTGGATGATAATGAAATACAAGATATAGAGTTGCAGGATGCTAAGAATGTGGAAAATGATGCTGATGCTGTGCCAATCACAGATGCTCCGCTTATCGGTGCTCCATTTCGTTTGATATCATTTGTTGCTAATTTTGTTAGTGGTGCTGACTTGGTTAACCAAAGCTCTTCAAACACTGCTCGTTGA
- the LOC100796148 gene encoding WEB family protein At4g27595, chloroplastic isoform X5, which translates to MEDDKRRRKNKKKKNKQNKNVENGVGETANRDQNLLSNGKDEHTNLSKTANEQSSNVDLNGVGETLSRDHNLVNNGKDEPANLSGVADEQCMDADRNGVVETPNSDQNLVKSGKDENIPSLEFADGQSTNMDSNGHPPNGKECAISEETIRKLKEENDIHIQKETLSKETIRKLKAENDMHIQKEAIMEETIRKLTEQNDMHMQKEETIKKLKEENEVHIQEEAISKETIKNLKEENDKLLQKVVSLEEVINNLQTDNELQTQKHTSLEMRIAQLQSENNSLLQKEAGLVEKTNQLLNEKVVLSLKAESLERKINLLENELSSFSEKEVGLETRIAQLQSENNSLLQKEATLVERTNQLLNEKAVLSLKGESLEQKIYLLESDLNSLVKKENSTKETISNLNGNIAVLQAQVEELEESRNNLFLENQQLREKVSSLQSTVQNHENSNTSSCSWDASVKDLASENEDLKSEIEAAFTLVEKLMAENAELVEKVTELCVELDHRSAEVGHSGVTESNGMTEFVKPTGVAIPLPESAEYASVSSPKLNSLEETSVKDNGNSNDAKHVVGVTSNSSLVSADDAGEIVQIPLDDNEIQDIELQDAKNVENDADAVPITDAPLIGAPFRLISFVANFVSGADLVNQSSSNTAR; encoded by the exons ATGGAGGATGacaagaggaggaggaagaacaagaagaagaagaacaagcaGAACAAGAATGTGGAAAATGGGGTGGGAGAAACTGCTAATAGGGATCAGAATCTGCTGAGTAATGGAAAGGATGAGCATACTAATCTTTCCAAGACTGCAAATGAGCAAAGCTCGAATGTCGATTTGAATGGGGTTGGAGAGACATTAAGTAGGGATCACAATCTGGTAAATAATGGTAAGGATGAACCTGCTAATCTTTCAGGAGTCGCTGATGAGCAATGCATGGATGCAGATCGGAATGGGGTTGTTGAAACCCCCAATAGTGATCAAAATCTGGTGAAAAGTGGAAAGGATGAGAATATTCCATCATTAGAGTTTGCAGATGGGCAAAGTACTAATATGGATTCAAATGGTCATCCGCCAAATGGTAAAGAATGT GCTATATCAGAAGAGACAATCAGgaaattaaaagaagagaatGATATACATATTCAGAAAGAG ACTTTATCAAAAGAGACAATCAGGAAATTAAAGGCAGAAAATGATATGCACATTCAGAAGGAG GCCATAATGGAAGAGACAATCAGAAAATTGACAGAACAAAATGACATGCATATGCAGAAAGag gagacaataaaaaaattgaaagaagaaaatgaagtgcACATTCAGGAAGAG GCCATATCAAAGGAGACAATTAAAAATctcaaagaagaaaatgataaactaCTTCAGAAAGTG GTTTCCTTGGAAGAGGTCATCAATAATTTACAAACTGATAATGAATTGCAGACACAAAAACAT ACTAGTCTGGAAATGAGAATTGCACAATTGCAAAGTGAGAATAATTCCTTACTTCAAAAAGAG GCTGGATTGGTGGAAAAAACTAATCAGTTGCTGAATGAAAAGGTAGTTTTGAGCCTGAAAGCT GAGagtttagagagaaaaataaatcttcTGGAGAATGAGTTGAGTTCTTTTAGTGAGAAAGAG GTTGGACTTGAAACAAGAATTGCACAATTGCAGAGTGAGAATAATTCCTTACTTCAAAAAGAG GCTACATTGGTGGAAAGAACCAATCAATTGCTGAATGAAAAGGCAGTTTTGAGCCTGAAAGGG GAGAgtttagaacaaaaaatatatcttctgGAAAGcgatttgaattctttagtcAAGAAGGAG AATTCAACTAAAGAAACTATTTCAAACCTGAATGGAAACATTGCTGTGCTACAAGCGCAG GTGGAAGAATTGGAGGAGTCCAGGAATAatctttttctagaaaaccAGCAATTGAGGGAAAAAGTGTCGAGTCTTCAGTCAACGGTCCAAAATCATGAAAACAGTAACACTTCTTCCTGCTCATGGGATGCATCTGTAAAG GATCTTGCTTCTGAAAACGAGGACTTGAAGTCTGAAATTGAAGCAGCCTTTACGTTGGTGGAGAAATTGATGGCTGAAAATGCAGAACTTGTTGAGAAG GTCACCGAGTTATGTGTTGAGCTGGATCACCGAAGTGCAGAAGTCGGACATTCTGGAGTCACTGAATCCAATGGGATGACTGAATTTGTTAAACCTACTGGTGTTGCCATTCCTCTACCAGAATCTGCTGAGTATGCGTCTGTATCATCCCCCAAGTTGAATTCATTGGAAGAGACTTCAGTGAAGGATAATGGTAACTCTAATGATGCTAAGCATGTTGTTGGGGTAACGTCAAACTCGTCGTTGGTATCGGCTGATGACGCTGGAGAAATCGTGCAAATTCCATTGGATGATAATGAAATACAAGATATAGAGTTGCAGGATGCTAAGAATGTGGAAAATGATGCTGATGCTGTGCCAATCACAGATGCTCCGCTTATCGGTGCTCCATTTCGTTTGATATCATTTGTTGCTAATTTTGTTAGTGGTGCTGACTTGGTTAACCAAAGCTCTTCAAACACTGCTCGTTGA
- the LOC100796148 gene encoding WEB family protein At4g27595, chloroplastic isoform X1 → MEDDKRRRKNKKKKNKQNKNVENGVGETANRDQNLLSNGKDEHTNLSKTANEQSSNVDLNGVGETLSRDHNLVNNGKDEPANLSGVADEQCMDADRNGVVETPNSDQNLVKSGKDENIPSLEFADGQSTNMDSNGHPPNGKECAISEETIRKLKEENDIHIQKETLSKETIRKLKAENDMHIQKEAIMEETIRKLTEQNDMHMQKEIASEETIRKLKEKHDMDVQKEAISEDTIRNLKEKNDVHVQKETLSQETIKKLKEENEVHIQEEAISKETIKNLKEENDKLLQKVVSLEEVINNLQTDNELQTQKHTSLEMRIAQLQSENNSLLQKEAGLVEKTNQLLNEKVVLSLKAESLERKINLLENELSSFSEKEVGLETRIAQLQSENNSLLQKEATLVERTNQLLNEKAVLSLKGESLEQKIYLLESDLNSLVKKENSTKETISNLNGNIAVLQAQVEELEESRNNLFLENQQLREKVSSLQSTVQNHENSNTSSCSWDASVKDLASENEDLKSEIEAAFTLVEKLMAENAELVEKVTELCVELDHRSAEVGHSGVTESNGMTEFVKPTGVAIPLPESAEYASVSSPKLNSLEETSVKDNGNSNDAKHVVGVTSNSSLVSADDAGEIVQIPLDDNEIQDIELQDAKNVENDADAVPITDAPLIGAPFRLISFVANFVSGADLVNQSSSNTAR, encoded by the exons ATGGAGGATGacaagaggaggaggaagaacaagaagaagaagaacaagcaGAACAAGAATGTGGAAAATGGGGTGGGAGAAACTGCTAATAGGGATCAGAATCTGCTGAGTAATGGAAAGGATGAGCATACTAATCTTTCCAAGACTGCAAATGAGCAAAGCTCGAATGTCGATTTGAATGGGGTTGGAGAGACATTAAGTAGGGATCACAATCTGGTAAATAATGGTAAGGATGAACCTGCTAATCTTTCAGGAGTCGCTGATGAGCAATGCATGGATGCAGATCGGAATGGGGTTGTTGAAACCCCCAATAGTGATCAAAATCTGGTGAAAAGTGGAAAGGATGAGAATATTCCATCATTAGAGTTTGCAGATGGGCAAAGTACTAATATGGATTCAAATGGTCATCCGCCAAATGGTAAAGAATGT GCTATATCAGAAGAGACAATCAGgaaattaaaagaagagaatGATATACATATTCAGAAAGAG ACTTTATCAAAAGAGACAATCAGGAAATTAAAGGCAGAAAATGATATGCACATTCAGAAGGAG GCCATAATGGAAGAGACAATCAGAAAATTGACAGAACAAAATGACATGCATATGCAGAAAGag ATTGCATCAGAAGAGACTAtcagaaaattaaaagaaaaacatgatatGGATGTTCAGAAAGAG GCCATATCAGAAGATACAATtagaaatttgaaagaaaaaaatgatgtgcACGTGCAGAAAGAG ACCCTATCACAggagacaataaaaaaattgaaagaagaaaatgaagtgcACATTCAGGAAGAG GCCATATCAAAGGAGACAATTAAAAATctcaaagaagaaaatgataaactaCTTCAGAAAGTG GTTTCCTTGGAAGAGGTCATCAATAATTTACAAACTGATAATGAATTGCAGACACAAAAACAT ACTAGTCTGGAAATGAGAATTGCACAATTGCAAAGTGAGAATAATTCCTTACTTCAAAAAGAG GCTGGATTGGTGGAAAAAACTAATCAGTTGCTGAATGAAAAGGTAGTTTTGAGCCTGAAAGCT GAGagtttagagagaaaaataaatcttcTGGAGAATGAGTTGAGTTCTTTTAGTGAGAAAGAG GTTGGACTTGAAACAAGAATTGCACAATTGCAGAGTGAGAATAATTCCTTACTTCAAAAAGAG GCTACATTGGTGGAAAGAACCAATCAATTGCTGAATGAAAAGGCAGTTTTGAGCCTGAAAGGG GAGAgtttagaacaaaaaatatatcttctgGAAAGcgatttgaattctttagtcAAGAAGGAG AATTCAACTAAAGAAACTATTTCAAACCTGAATGGAAACATTGCTGTGCTACAAGCGCAG GTGGAAGAATTGGAGGAGTCCAGGAATAatctttttctagaaaaccAGCAATTGAGGGAAAAAGTGTCGAGTCTTCAGTCAACGGTCCAAAATCATGAAAACAGTAACACTTCTTCCTGCTCATGGGATGCATCTGTAAAG GATCTTGCTTCTGAAAACGAGGACTTGAAGTCTGAAATTGAAGCAGCCTTTACGTTGGTGGAGAAATTGATGGCTGAAAATGCAGAACTTGTTGAGAAG GTCACCGAGTTATGTGTTGAGCTGGATCACCGAAGTGCAGAAGTCGGACATTCTGGAGTCACTGAATCCAATGGGATGACTGAATTTGTTAAACCTACTGGTGTTGCCATTCCTCTACCAGAATCTGCTGAGTATGCGTCTGTATCATCCCCCAAGTTGAATTCATTGGAAGAGACTTCAGTGAAGGATAATGGTAACTCTAATGATGCTAAGCATGTTGTTGGGGTAACGTCAAACTCGTCGTTGGTATCGGCTGATGACGCTGGAGAAATCGTGCAAATTCCATTGGATGATAATGAAATACAAGATATAGAGTTGCAGGATGCTAAGAATGTGGAAAATGATGCTGATGCTGTGCCAATCACAGATGCTCCGCTTATCGGTGCTCCATTTCGTTTGATATCATTTGTTGCTAATTTTGTTAGTGGTGCTGACTTGGTTAACCAAAGCTCTTCAAACACTGCTCGTTGA
- the LOC100796148 gene encoding WEB family protein At4g27595, chloroplastic isoform X2 produces MEDDKRRRKNKKKKNKQNKNVENGVGETANRDQNLLSNGKDEHTNLSKTANEQSSNVDLNGVGETLSRDHNLVNNGKDEPANLSGVADEQCMDADRNGVVETPNSDQNLVKSGKDENIPSLEFADGQSTNMDSNGHPPNGKECAISEETIRKLKEENDIHIQKETLSKETIRKLKAENDMHIQKEAIMEETIRKLTEQNDMHMQKEIASEETIRKLKEKHDMDVQKEAISEDTIRNLKEKNDVHVQKEETIKKLKEENEVHIQEEAISKETIKNLKEENDKLLQKVVSLEEVINNLQTDNELQTQKHTSLEMRIAQLQSENNSLLQKEAGLVEKTNQLLNEKVVLSLKAESLERKINLLENELSSFSEKEVGLETRIAQLQSENNSLLQKEATLVERTNQLLNEKAVLSLKGESLEQKIYLLESDLNSLVKKENSTKETISNLNGNIAVLQAQVEELEESRNNLFLENQQLREKVSSLQSTVQNHENSNTSSCSWDASVKDLASENEDLKSEIEAAFTLVEKLMAENAELVEKVTELCVELDHRSAEVGHSGVTESNGMTEFVKPTGVAIPLPESAEYASVSSPKLNSLEETSVKDNGNSNDAKHVVGVTSNSSLVSADDAGEIVQIPLDDNEIQDIELQDAKNVENDADAVPITDAPLIGAPFRLISFVANFVSGADLVNQSSSNTAR; encoded by the exons ATGGAGGATGacaagaggaggaggaagaacaagaagaagaagaacaagcaGAACAAGAATGTGGAAAATGGGGTGGGAGAAACTGCTAATAGGGATCAGAATCTGCTGAGTAATGGAAAGGATGAGCATACTAATCTTTCCAAGACTGCAAATGAGCAAAGCTCGAATGTCGATTTGAATGGGGTTGGAGAGACATTAAGTAGGGATCACAATCTGGTAAATAATGGTAAGGATGAACCTGCTAATCTTTCAGGAGTCGCTGATGAGCAATGCATGGATGCAGATCGGAATGGGGTTGTTGAAACCCCCAATAGTGATCAAAATCTGGTGAAAAGTGGAAAGGATGAGAATATTCCATCATTAGAGTTTGCAGATGGGCAAAGTACTAATATGGATTCAAATGGTCATCCGCCAAATGGTAAAGAATGT GCTATATCAGAAGAGACAATCAGgaaattaaaagaagagaatGATATACATATTCAGAAAGAG ACTTTATCAAAAGAGACAATCAGGAAATTAAAGGCAGAAAATGATATGCACATTCAGAAGGAG GCCATAATGGAAGAGACAATCAGAAAATTGACAGAACAAAATGACATGCATATGCAGAAAGag ATTGCATCAGAAGAGACTAtcagaaaattaaaagaaaaacatgatatGGATGTTCAGAAAGAG GCCATATCAGAAGATACAATtagaaatttgaaagaaaaaaatgatgtgcACGTGCAGAAAGAG gagacaataaaaaaattgaaagaagaaaatgaagtgcACATTCAGGAAGAG GCCATATCAAAGGAGACAATTAAAAATctcaaagaagaaaatgataaactaCTTCAGAAAGTG GTTTCCTTGGAAGAGGTCATCAATAATTTACAAACTGATAATGAATTGCAGACACAAAAACAT ACTAGTCTGGAAATGAGAATTGCACAATTGCAAAGTGAGAATAATTCCTTACTTCAAAAAGAG GCTGGATTGGTGGAAAAAACTAATCAGTTGCTGAATGAAAAGGTAGTTTTGAGCCTGAAAGCT GAGagtttagagagaaaaataaatcttcTGGAGAATGAGTTGAGTTCTTTTAGTGAGAAAGAG GTTGGACTTGAAACAAGAATTGCACAATTGCAGAGTGAGAATAATTCCTTACTTCAAAAAGAG GCTACATTGGTGGAAAGAACCAATCAATTGCTGAATGAAAAGGCAGTTTTGAGCCTGAAAGGG GAGAgtttagaacaaaaaatatatcttctgGAAAGcgatttgaattctttagtcAAGAAGGAG AATTCAACTAAAGAAACTATTTCAAACCTGAATGGAAACATTGCTGTGCTACAAGCGCAG GTGGAAGAATTGGAGGAGTCCAGGAATAatctttttctagaaaaccAGCAATTGAGGGAAAAAGTGTCGAGTCTTCAGTCAACGGTCCAAAATCATGAAAACAGTAACACTTCTTCCTGCTCATGGGATGCATCTGTAAAG GATCTTGCTTCTGAAAACGAGGACTTGAAGTCTGAAATTGAAGCAGCCTTTACGTTGGTGGAGAAATTGATGGCTGAAAATGCAGAACTTGTTGAGAAG GTCACCGAGTTATGTGTTGAGCTGGATCACCGAAGTGCAGAAGTCGGACATTCTGGAGTCACTGAATCCAATGGGATGACTGAATTTGTTAAACCTACTGGTGTTGCCATTCCTCTACCAGAATCTGCTGAGTATGCGTCTGTATCATCCCCCAAGTTGAATTCATTGGAAGAGACTTCAGTGAAGGATAATGGTAACTCTAATGATGCTAAGCATGTTGTTGGGGTAACGTCAAACTCGTCGTTGGTATCGGCTGATGACGCTGGAGAAATCGTGCAAATTCCATTGGATGATAATGAAATACAAGATATAGAGTTGCAGGATGCTAAGAATGTGGAAAATGATGCTGATGCTGTGCCAATCACAGATGCTCCGCTTATCGGTGCTCCATTTCGTTTGATATCATTTGTTGCTAATTTTGTTAGTGGTGCTGACTTGGTTAACCAAAGCTCTTCAAACACTGCTCGTTGA
- the LOC100796148 gene encoding WEB family protein At4g27595, chloroplastic isoform X4 yields the protein MEDDKRRRKNKKKKNKQNKNVENGVGETANRDQNLLSNGKDEHTNLSKTANEQSSNVDLNGVGETLSRDHNLVNNGKDEPANLSGVADEQCMDADRNGVVETPNSDQNLVKSGKDENIPSLEFADGQSTNMDSNGHPPNGKECAISEETIRKLKEENDIHIQKETLSKETIRKLKAENDMHIQKEAIMEETIRKLTEQNDMHMQKEIASEETIRKLKEKHDMDVQKEAISEDTIRNLKEKNDVHVQKEETIKKLKEENEVHIQEEAISKETIKNLKEENDKLLQKVVSLEEVINNLQTDNELQTQKHTSLEMRIAQLQSENNSLLQKEAGLVEKTNQLLNEKESLERKINLLENELSSFSEKEVGLETRIAQLQSENNSLLQKEATLVERTNQLLNEKAVLSLKGESLEQKIYLLESDLNSLVKKENSTKETISNLNGNIAVLQAQVEELEESRNNLFLENQQLREKVSSLQSTVQNHENSNTSSCSWDASVKDLASENEDLKSEIEAAFTLVEKLMAENAELVEKVTELCVELDHRSAEVGHSGVTESNGMTEFVKPTGVAIPLPESAEYASVSSPKLNSLEETSVKDNGNSNDAKHVVGVTSNSSLVSADDAGEIVQIPLDDNEIQDIELQDAKNVENDADAVPITDAPLIGAPFRLISFVANFVSGADLVNQSSSNTAR from the exons ATGGAGGATGacaagaggaggaggaagaacaagaagaagaagaacaagcaGAACAAGAATGTGGAAAATGGGGTGGGAGAAACTGCTAATAGGGATCAGAATCTGCTGAGTAATGGAAAGGATGAGCATACTAATCTTTCCAAGACTGCAAATGAGCAAAGCTCGAATGTCGATTTGAATGGGGTTGGAGAGACATTAAGTAGGGATCACAATCTGGTAAATAATGGTAAGGATGAACCTGCTAATCTTTCAGGAGTCGCTGATGAGCAATGCATGGATGCAGATCGGAATGGGGTTGTTGAAACCCCCAATAGTGATCAAAATCTGGTGAAAAGTGGAAAGGATGAGAATATTCCATCATTAGAGTTTGCAGATGGGCAAAGTACTAATATGGATTCAAATGGTCATCCGCCAAATGGTAAAGAATGT GCTATATCAGAAGAGACAATCAGgaaattaaaagaagagaatGATATACATATTCAGAAAGAG ACTTTATCAAAAGAGACAATCAGGAAATTAAAGGCAGAAAATGATATGCACATTCAGAAGGAG GCCATAATGGAAGAGACAATCAGAAAATTGACAGAACAAAATGACATGCATATGCAGAAAGag ATTGCATCAGAAGAGACTAtcagaaaattaaaagaaaaacatgatatGGATGTTCAGAAAGAG GCCATATCAGAAGATACAATtagaaatttgaaagaaaaaaatgatgtgcACGTGCAGAAAGAG gagacaataaaaaaattgaaagaagaaaatgaagtgcACATTCAGGAAGAG GCCATATCAAAGGAGACAATTAAAAATctcaaagaagaaaatgataaactaCTTCAGAAAGTG GTTTCCTTGGAAGAGGTCATCAATAATTTACAAACTGATAATGAATTGCAGACACAAAAACAT ACTAGTCTGGAAATGAGAATTGCACAATTGCAAAGTGAGAATAATTCCTTACTTCAAAAAGAG GCTGGATTGGTGGAAAAAACTAATCAGTTGCTGAATGAAAAG GAGagtttagagagaaaaataaatcttcTGGAGAATGAGTTGAGTTCTTTTAGTGAGAAAGAG GTTGGACTTGAAACAAGAATTGCACAATTGCAGAGTGAGAATAATTCCTTACTTCAAAAAGAG GCTACATTGGTGGAAAGAACCAATCAATTGCTGAATGAAAAGGCAGTTTTGAGCCTGAAAGGG GAGAgtttagaacaaaaaatatatcttctgGAAAGcgatttgaattctttagtcAAGAAGGAG AATTCAACTAAAGAAACTATTTCAAACCTGAATGGAAACATTGCTGTGCTACAAGCGCAG GTGGAAGAATTGGAGGAGTCCAGGAATAatctttttctagaaaaccAGCAATTGAGGGAAAAAGTGTCGAGTCTTCAGTCAACGGTCCAAAATCATGAAAACAGTAACACTTCTTCCTGCTCATGGGATGCATCTGTAAAG GATCTTGCTTCTGAAAACGAGGACTTGAAGTCTGAAATTGAAGCAGCCTTTACGTTGGTGGAGAAATTGATGGCTGAAAATGCAGAACTTGTTGAGAAG GTCACCGAGTTATGTGTTGAGCTGGATCACCGAAGTGCAGAAGTCGGACATTCTGGAGTCACTGAATCCAATGGGATGACTGAATTTGTTAAACCTACTGGTGTTGCCATTCCTCTACCAGAATCTGCTGAGTATGCGTCTGTATCATCCCCCAAGTTGAATTCATTGGAAGAGACTTCAGTGAAGGATAATGGTAACTCTAATGATGCTAAGCATGTTGTTGGGGTAACGTCAAACTCGTCGTTGGTATCGGCTGATGACGCTGGAGAAATCGTGCAAATTCCATTGGATGATAATGAAATACAAGATATAGAGTTGCAGGATGCTAAGAATGTGGAAAATGATGCTGATGCTGTGCCAATCACAGATGCTCCGCTTATCGGTGCTCCATTTCGTTTGATATCATTTGTTGCTAATTTTGTTAGTGGTGCTGACTTGGTTAACCAAAGCTCTTCAAACACTGCTCGTTGA